The genomic window ttattattattattattattattattattattattattattattattattattattattattattattattattattattattattatggataATATAAAAATGctgaaattaattactacaaaatgagatatttcattaaattcaaaatattgaTTCACAAATTTCTCTTGAAAAGTAATAAATCATGTTACAAATCTAAACAACAAAAAATCCTACAAGCCTATAACTATATTACATCAATGTAGCAATACAAGTGTTAGCAATGATCTAAAGTTGCACCTTGAAAAGTTGCCTAACTTTCATTTTTAGCAATTGATATAAGAATTTAAAAGTTGCCTAACTTTCATTTTTAGCCTAGATTTATTACTGCTATGATTAGAAGCTGATGTCTTTCCCATTCCTGTAACAACATCAAATATTGTTGGAAGATCAGTTATTATAGTAAATAGTCTCTTCCTGCATGTAAAATGAGAGCTGGATATTACTTAAACATGACCAAAAGGATAGCATCGCAAATCAATTACAAACTTGAGAGGGTACATGAAAACAAACTAAAGCATATTAGAAAACTTGGGGGGAAAATAAGCATCATGCAAATAGTATTAGGACTCATGACATCAAAAAACATTGAATACAATTAGAAAGTATATGTTTTGTTTGCTACAAAAAAAAGGAATGAATCTGATTGGTGATTAATTAAACTTATAAATTTGAACTTTCTGACGCTCAAAGATTATAGAGATAAAACCAAAAGGTTCTGGTAATGAAACTATGAAACAGAAAGTAGCTCAACTGACTATGATACCAACAATAATGGACAAAGTAATGAATTTATATTCTAATTAAACATTTAGTTACTGGTTACTAGTTGCAGCCATCAACATGGTCAACTCTACAAAAGCTAACTAAAGTGCATCATGTGCTATGGTTTTCTTAAGTTGCACTGCCTACTTCTGCTGTCTTTTACTATATAGACATGCGCCTCTTTTATGTCTAattatttcttacaatttaatttttgtttacttATTCCAAGAGCAAATAAAGCCAACTCTATAAATCTATTTACTTATATAAGAAAACAGTTATACATTTGTAAGGTAATTATTTACAATGATtatgagaaataataaaaaaatatttgagggaatttgaattaattaaattaattaatgtgGTGAAGCTAATGTGTGTATACCTATAATTTTGAAGCATGGAAAGCTGGCTgagattataaatattatttctcTCTCCAATTTCTATTAGAAGCCTATGATGATTAGCCATTACTACTgtcatatatatacacacacataaTCAAATTCATTAGGTTTGCAATTAAGCACAAATATAACCATAATTACTCATTGATAATCTTGCAAAGagtaattaaaaattaaactaaatattttatatatatgtacctTGATGATTTGTGTCCTCTACCTTCTTGCTCCTatacatttgaaaaaaaaaaaagaaatagatagatggaaataaaagaaattaaccaAATTAAAAGATTCAAATTCAGGTTGTGATAACAATTATGTAACTTCATATATATACCTGTAAATGACTCTTGACATGAGCAATACTTAAACCTTTGATATTCATCAATTGAAGAACCAATTTTGGTGTTGCTCCTATATATATACACATCCCAAATAAGCaaacattatttaaaaaaaaagaagcaaatatATGTAATAATAACATACAAATTAACTAAACTATGGAGTTAATTAATCATTACCCGAGCAAGATTAAACaaaattggaaaagaaaatagaTCTATGTTAATGGAATAAAGTAACTTACTCTCTTGTCCTCCAAGTCTTTGAACAGCATGAACAAATCAAAGATGAAGATTAAGGTTCCAACGCATGAAAGTAAGCATCAGAGAAGGCACAGGTAATACATTTGACCCAAGCATATGCTGACCTGTTTCTCCCAAATATCTCCACTCCTTTCtctagcagtcctttttcaagagctttccaagGCACTTTCACTTTGGCTGCATTTTATTCGTCTTTTAGCAAAAGACTTCTTCCTAGATAAAGAACCACCTGAACATTTCTCTTCAACATCAACCTGGGCAGAAGAGGTAGCATTGAAAAACCTTCCTGATTTAAGTacctaaaataattcaagaacCTTAAGTAAACTATTTCAGAAAATTCTTCAGACAAATCAAAAGCAAAGACTGTATACCGATTTAAAACAATTCAGCCCACATGGTTCATTTTCAGTATCAAGAGGGTTCCAGAGGTTGCTTCTCAGCCTATTAAATTTATTGAGTCAAGAAATATGCAAGAAAATTCATGAAGATAATAACCTATCAATAAAACTTACGGGGAAGACAAGATCCTAGGAACATCCATGTAACCGGCAATCGAAAACCTGAAAAGGTGAAAATTGACATTAGGGCTGCTGGTGAgatataaagagaaaaagaaaatgaaggcTATTCAGTACCCCCCATGGGATAAAAGGCTTACAAGACAGCGTCGGCAAAAAAGATTGTCAAAGGAGTCAAGAGCTGCTTCAAGATCTTTTTCCAGAAAAGACTTTTCACTTTGAGAAATATCTTTGGTATCCCCATTCTTGGAATCCCTAGCAGCATTGTCTTCGTTACTAAGAGTTTCATATCTGGCATGTATAAGACGTTTGATGGTGATTCATATCTCTGTAAAGCCAGCACAAAGAAAATGGGAAACGGCTGGACAAATGCTTACACTACGACCAGTTTTCATAATAATAATCTAGAAGGAGATGAAGTGTAAATACAATAGGGACAATACCAATGAATGACAAAAATAAACCTTAATTTCACTAGTATTTCTAGAAAAGTATTGAGCCAATGAGTCCAGAACAGTATCAGATAAACCCAATTCTCTAACGGTCATCCTGTAAAATTAAACCGCATAATATGAAATCCACAAAACTATTTCTCATgcacaaaagaaaaatgaaaaggtaAAGAAAATAGAAACTCATAATAGATGTGATGCATGGAAATGATAACTTTGAAAAAAGAGCACAAAGTCACTTCGAATTTTAGGTCATTTGATGTCATCAACATTAAGATAGAATATTCCAAAGATGACGGATGCTATTGAATTTTCTGTTTACAGTTAAAGAGATCAAGCCATAGTCACAGTTTATCAGACTATCAGAATTTCAAGCACATTAAAGCATCATTCCAAATGCTTGTTACCTATCCAAATCAAATAGGAACCAGTGCAGAACCAATGACACTAATTTGCATACCAACATTACAATACATTGAAACAGAAATCAgtcaaaactcaaagtagaactaaaaactaaataaatagaTCTTTATAATAGCAGAGTATGTTTTTTAAATACCCAGAAGATCTTCAAAAAAATTTTGAACTGAGATCAAGAATGAATTGACATAATAGAGAGTTTCAAACCATATAATAAAAGAGAATTGACATAATCAAACAGAAATTAGACTTACAAGTAACCGAAAACGTAATTAATCAAGCAGGGCTGGTGAAACAAACATTAATCGAAGAAAGATGAGTCTTGAAACCAATGTCATCGCCGCTGCTACCGAAGGAGAAAGACGTGCGTGATGCTGCTGGTGTTGTCTCGTCAGAGCCTACTTCACATGGCGGCCATGGAGAGCAAGCTGAGTGACGGCGACAACAACACCAAAATCCTGCAAAATTTTAGaattaacaaaaatataaaatgaaaaacaaaaatctaaaaaataaaggAAGAATATCTACCGGCGGTGCAACCGGTGGCGGTGCAAGCGGCGGAGGTATGGTGTTGTGAAGGTGAGAGATCGGCAATGCCAGAGCAGAAAAGATAAATGACGAATGTAGCGACAAACCTCGTTTGCAAAGAAGGCGTTGCTACCAGATCTGGAGATGCGTTGGTGGAGGAGGCGCCTTGGCTTGATCTGAACTGCGGTGGCGAGGGTGGCAGCGCCGACTATGGCGGGCTTCCGCAGTGAGCTTAAGATCTCTCTAAATCTCTTTCTCTTAATCTCTTACACTACAAAtttgttttttatatttattaatggTAATAATGATAATTGTTAATAtagtataattttagtaattttaataagaataatactGGCTATAATACTATGGCCACtaaaatttttcattaaaaaaagcttttttttttatatatttagtaGTGGCAATTATGACAATTTCCATTATAATATATAGTAACAATGGCAAATATATAATTGCCGTAAAAACATAACTTAAATTAAAGAATTAGTGACTATTATATTATTGCCACTAAAAATTTGTCGCTAAAacatatttttcttgtagtgtatttaTATCATTCAAAACTATATTATTTTAACACTATTTGATTATAATTtcttttgaaaagaatttaaatttatgTATTAAAATTTAGTAATNNNNNNNNNNNNNNNNNNNNNNNNNNNNNNNNNNNNNNNNNNNNNNNNNNNNNNNNNNNNNNNNNNNNNNNNNNNNNNNNNNNNNNNNNNNNNNNNNNNNNNNNNNNNNNNNNNNNNNNNNNNNNNNNNNNNNNNNNNNNNNNNNNNNNNNNNNNNNNNNNNNNNNNNNNNNNNNNNNNNNNNNNNNNNNNNNNNNNNNNNNNNNNNNNNNNNNNNNNNNNNNNNNNNNNNNNNNNNNNNNNNNNNNNNNNNNNNNNNNNNNNNNNNNNNNNNNNNNNNNNNNNNNNNNNNNNNNNNNNNNNNNNNNNNNNNNNNNNNNNNNNNNNNNNNNNNNNNNNNNNNNNNNNNNNNNNNNNNNNNNNNNNNNNNNNNNNNNNNNNNNNNNNNNNNNNNNNNNNNNNNNNNNNNNNNNNNNNNNNNNNNNNNNNNNNNNNNNNNNNNNNNNNNNNNNNNNNNNNNNNNNNNNNNNNNNNNNNNNNNNNNNNNNNNNNNNNNNNNNNNNNNNNNNNNNNNNNNNNNNNNNNNNNNNNNNNNNNNNNNNNNNNNNNNNNNNNNNNNNNNNNNNNNNNNNNNNNNNNNNNNNNNNNNNNNNNNNNNNNNNNNNNNNNNNNNNNNNNNNNNNNNNNNNNNNNNNNNNNNNNNNNNNNNNNNNNNNNNNNNNNNNNNNNNNNNNNNNNNNNNNNNNNNNNNNNNNNNNNNNNNNNNNNNNNNNNNNNNNNNNNNNNNNNNNNNNNNNNNNNNNNNNNNNNNNNNNNNNNNNNNNNNNNNNNNNNNNNNNNNNNNNNNNNNNNNNNNNNNNNNNNNNNNNNNNNNNNNNNNNNNNNNNNNNNNNNNNNNNNNNNNNNNNNNNNNNNNNNNNNNNNNNNNNNNNNNNNNNNNNNNNNNNNNNNNNNNNNNNNNNNNNNNNNNNNNNNNNNNNNNNNNNNNNNNNNNNNNNNNNNNNNNNNNNNNNNNNNNNNNNNNNNNNNNNNNNNNNNNNNNNNNNNNNNNNNNNNNNNNNNNNNNNNNNNNNNNNNNNNNNNNNNNNNNNNNNNNNNNNNNNNNNNNNNNNNNNNNNNNNNNNNNNNNNNNNNNNNNNNNNNNNNNNNNNNNNNNNNNNNNNNNNNNNNNNNNNNNNNNNNNNNNNNNNNNNNNNNNNNNNNNNNNNNNNNNNNNNNNNNNNNNNNNNNNNNNNNNNNNNNNNNNNNNNNNNNNNNNNNNNNNNNNNNNNNNNNNNNNNNNNNNNNNNNNNNNNNNNNNNNNNNNNNNNNNNNNNNNNNNNNNNNNNNNNNNNNNNNNNNNNNNNNNNNNNNNNNNNNNNNNNNNNNNNNNNNNNNNNNNNNNNNNNNNNNNNNNNNNNNNNNNNNNNNNNNNNNNNNNNNNNNNNNNNNNNNNNNNNNNNNNNNNNNNNNNNNNNNNNNNNNNNNNNNNNNNNNNNNNNNNNNNNNNNNNNNNNNNNNNNNNNNNNNNNNNNNNNNNNNNNNNNNNNNNNNNNNNNNNNNNNNNNNNNNNNNNNNNNNNNNNNNNNNNNNNNNNNNNNNNNNNNNNNNNNNNNNNNNNNNNNNNNNNNNNNNNNNNNNNNNNNNNNNNNNNNNNNNNNNNNNNNNNNNNNNNNNNNNNNNNNNNNNNNNNNNNNNNNNNNNNNNNNNNNNNNNNNNNNNNNNNNNNNNNNNNNNNNNNNNNNNNNNNNNNNNNNNNNNNNNNNNNNNNNNNNNNNNNNNNNNNNNNNNNNNNNNNNNNNNNNNNNNNNNNNNNNNNNNNNNNNNNNNNNNNNNNNNNNNNNNNNNNNNNNNNNNNNNNNNNNNNNNNNNNNNNNNNNNNNNNNNNNNNNNNNNNNNNNNNNNNNNNNNNNNNNNNNNNNNNNNNNNNNNNNNNNNNNNNNNNNNNNNNNNNNNNNNNNNNNNNNNNNNNNNNNNNNNNNNNNNNNNNNNNNNNNNNNNNNNNNNNNNNNNNNNNNNNNNNNNNNNNNNNNNNNNNNNNNNNNNNNNNNNNNNNNNNNNNNNNNNNNNNNNNNNNNNNNNNNNNNNNNNNNNNNNNNNNNNNNNNNNNNNNNNNNNNNNNNNNNNNNNNNNNNNNNNNNNNNNNNNNNNNNNNNNNNNNNNNNNNNNNNNNNNNNNNNNNNNNNNNNNNNNNNNNNNNNNNNNNNNNNNNNNNNNNNNNNNNNNNNNNNNNNNNNNNNNNNNNNNNNNNNNNNNNNNNNNNNNNNNNNNNNNNNNNNNNNNNNNNNNNNNNNNNNNNNNNNNNNNNNNNNNNNNNNNNNNNNNNNNNNNNNNNNNNNNNNNNNNNNNNNNNNNNNNNNNNNNNNNNNNNNNNNNNNNNNNNNNNNNNNNNNNNNNNNNNNNNNNNNNNNNNNNNNNNNNNNNNNNNNNNNNNNNNNNNNNNNNNNNNNNNNNNNNNNNNNNNNNNNNNNNNNNNNNNNNNNNNNNNNNNNNNNNNNNNNNNNNNNNNNNNNNNNNNNNNNNNNNNNNNNNNNNNNNNNNNNNNNNNNNNNNNNNNNNNNNNNNNNNNNNNNNNNNNNNNNNNNNNNNNNNNNNNNNNNNNNNNNNNNNNNNNNNNNNNNNNNNNNNNNNNNNNNNNNNNNNNNNNNNNNNNNNNNNNNNNNNNNNNNNNNNNNNNNNNNNNNNNNNNNNNNNNNNNNNNNNNNNNNNNNNNNNNNNNNNNNNNNNNNNNNNNNNNNNNNNNNNNNNNNNNNNNNNNNNNNNNNNNNNNNNNNNNNNNNNNNNNNNNNNNNNNNNNNNNNNNNNNNNNNNNNNNNNNNNNNNNNNNNNNNNNNNNNNNNNNNNNNNNNNNNNNNNNNNNNNNNNNNNNNNNNNNNNNNNNNNNNNNNNNNNNNNNNNNNNNNNNNNNNNNNNNNNNNNNNNNNNNNNNNNNNNNNNNNNNNNNNNNNNNNNNNNNNNNNNNNNNNNNNNNNNNNNNNNNNNNNNNNNNNNNNNNNNNNNNNNNNNNNNNNNNNNNNNNNNNNNNNNNNNNNNNNNNNNNNNNNNNNNNNNNNNNNNNNNNNNNNNNNNNNNNNNNNNNNNNNNNNNNNNNNNNNNNNNNNNNNNNNNNNNNNNNNNNNNNNNNNNNNNNNNNNNNNNNNNNNNNNNNNNNNNNNNNNNNNNNNNNNNNNNNNNNNNNNNNNNNNNNNNNNNNNNNNNNNNNNNNNNNNNNNNNNNNNNNNNNNNNNNNNNNNNNNNNNNNNNNNNNNNNNNNNNNNNNNNNNNNNNNNNNNNNNNNNNNNNNNNNNNNNNNNNNNNNNNNNNNNNNNNNNNNNNNNNNNNNNNNNNNNNNNNNNNNNNNNNNNNNNNNNNNNNNNNNNNNNNNNNNNNNNNNNNNNNNNNNNNNNNNNNNNNNNNNNNNNNNNNNNNNNNNNNNNNNNNNNNNNNNNNNNNNNNNNNNNNNNNNNNNNNNNNNNNNNNNNNNNNNNNNNNNNNNNNNNNNNNNNNNNNNNNNNNNNNNNNNNNNNNNNNNNNNNNNNNNNNNNNNNNNNNNNNNNNNNNNNNNNNNNNNNNNNNNNNNNNNNNNNNNNNNNNNNNNNNNNNNNNNNNNNNNNNNNNNNNNNNNNNNNNNNNNNNNNNNNNNNNNNNNNNNNNNNNNNNNNNNNNNNNNNNNNNNNNNNNNNNNNNNNNNNNNNNNNNNNNNNNNNNNNNNNNNNNNNNNNNNNNNNNNNNNNNNNNNNNNNNNNNNNNNNNNNNNNNNNNNNNNNNNNNNNNNNNNNNNNNNNNNNNNNNNNNNNNNNNNNNNNNNNNNNNNNNNNNNNNNNNNNNNNNNNNNNNNNNNNNNNNNNNNNNNNNNNNNNNNNNNNNNNNNNNNNNNNNNNNNNNNNNNNNNNNNNNNNNNNNNNNNNNNNNNNNNNNNNNNNNNNNNNNNNNNNNNNNNNNNNNNNNNNNNNNNNNNNNNNNNNNNNNNNNNNNNNNNNNNNNNNNNNNNNNNNNNNNNNNNNNNNNNNNNNNNNNNNNNNNNNNNNNNNNNNNNNNNNNNNNNNNNNNNNNNNNNNNNNNNNNNNNNNNNNNNNNNNNNNNNNNNNNNNNNNNNNNNNNNNNNNNNNNNNNNNNNNNNNNNNNNNNNNNNNNNNNNNNNNNNNNNNNNNNNNNNNNNNNNNNNNNNNNNNNNNNNNNNNNNNNNNNNNNNNNNNNNNNNNNNNNNNNNNNNNNNNNNNNNNNNNNNNNNNNNNNNNNNNNNNNNNNNNNNNNNNNNNNNNNNNNNNNNNNNNNNNNNNNNNNNNNNNNNNNNNNNNNNNNNNNNNNNNNNNNNNNNNNNNNNNNNNNNNNNNNNNNNNNNNNNNNNNNNNNNNNNNNNNNNNNNNNNNNNNNNNNNNNNNNNNNNNNNNNNNNNNNNNNNNNNNNNNNNNNNNNNNNNNNNNNNNNNNNNNNNNNNNNNNNNNNNNNNNNNNNNNNNNNNNNNNNNNNNNNNNNNNNNNNNNNNNNNNNNNNNNNNNNNNNNNNNNNNNNNNNNNNNNNNNNNNNNNNNNNNNNNNNNNNNNNNNNNNNNNNNNNNNNNNNNNNNNNNNNNNNNNNNNNNNNNNNNNNNNNNNNNNNNNNNNNNNNNNNNNNNNNNNNNNNNNNNNNNNNNNNNNNNNNNNNNNNNNNNNNNNNNNNNNNNNNNNNNNNNNNNNNNNNNNNNNNNNNNNNNNNNNNNNNNNNNNNNNNNNNNNNNNNNNNNNNNNNNNNNNNNNNNNNNNNNNNNNNNNNNNNNNNNNNNNNNNNNNNNNNNNNNNNNNNNNNNNNNNNNNNNNNNNNNNNNNNNNNNNNNNNNNNNNNNNNNNNNNNNNNNNNNNNNNNNNNNNNNNNNNNNNNNNNNNNNNNNNNNNNNNNNNNNNNNNNNNNNNNNNNNNNNNNNNNNNNNNNNNNNNNNNNNNNNNNNNNNNNNNNNNNNNNNNNNNNNNNNNNNNNNNNNNNNNNNNNNNNNNNNNNNNNNNNNNNNNNNNNNNNNNNNNNNNNNNNNNNNNNNNNNNNNNNNNNNNNNNNNNNNNNNNNNNNNNNNNNNNNNNNNNNNNNNNNNNNNNNNNNNNNNNNNNNNNNNNNNNNNNNNNNNNNNNNNNNNNNNNNNNNNNNNNNNNNNNNNNNNNNNNNNNNNNNNNNNNNNNNNNNNNNNNNNNNNNNNNNNNNNNNNNNNNNNNNNNNNNNNNNNNNNNNNNNNNNNNNNNNNNNNNNNNNNNNNNNNNNNNNNNNNNNNNNNNNNNNNNNNNNNNNNNNNNNNNNNNNNNNNNNNNNNNNNNNNNNNNNNNNNNNNNNNNNNNNNNNNNNNNNNNNNNNNNNNNNNNNNNNNNNNNNNNNNNNNNNNNNNNNNNNNNNNNNNNNNNNNNNNNNNNNNNNNNNNNNNNNNNNNNNNNNNNNNNNNNNNNNNNNNNNNNNNNNNNNNNNNNNNNNNNNNNNNNNNNNNNNNNNNNNNNNNNNNNNNNNNNNNNNNNNNNNNNNNNNNNNNNNNNNNNNNNNNNNNNNNNNNNNNNNNNNNNNNNNNNNNNNNNNNNNNNNNNNNNNNNNNNNNNNNNNNNNNNNNNNNNNNNNNNNNNNNNNNNNNNNNNNNNNNNNNNNNNNNNNNNNNNNNNNNNNNNNNNNNNNNNNNNNaagaggtcggtcatgggccaaccttctaagaggtcggtcatgggccaactttctaagaggtcggccaaccCGGCCCTTTATAGCTCGAACCGATGTATGAACAAAGCACAAATTGAAGGAAAAATATTTAGCTCAAGTATGTTGAGATGATGCTCTTGTATCACTCTCTTTTCCTAGTCCTCTAATATTGAAGTGAGACCATCTTTATAGATGCAGCTTGCTCTTTCAATTCTTCTTCATTACCTCTTCCAATTCTTTGTACCTTCTTCCCGTTAAAGCTGACTCCATTGGTATGCAATGCTTTTTCCATTCTGCTCCACTAACCCTGCTTGTATGAGGAGCTGCTCCACCAACTCTGTTGTCTTTGGATCTGCTGTCTTCCTTGGCATGCATAGCATTTCTATTTTTGAGTCATTCCATCTGCTGTCCATAGCTTTGCATTTTATTTTGCTCTTCCCAAATATGTGAATATTGCTTTACTAATGTTCTTTGTTAGTGGTATTGTCCTTGTGTCTTTGTTGCTTTCCTAGAGCCACAATTGTCCCGTAATTGTGCCAAATGTCCCtttacctttttcttctttttttcaaacCATGAATGTTTAGGAACTCTCTCTCTTGGCTTATATATCCTGAACAGTGCTTGTTAGGAGTATTGGGTTGAAGCTTGACTTTGTGCACTACAAGTGAGCTAAAGCAGCATGAACTTTGGCCTTAGAAGTGAACATTGGGCTTGCATCACTAGCACACACATTAAACATACTTGGTCTTTTAACCCAAagaatgtttgtcatcatttacataaaattcaaaatcaaacttaACTCAACATTAAGAATTTAAAAGTAGCCTAGCTTTCGTTTTTAGCCTAGATTTGTTACTGCTATGATTAGAAATGGTTGTCTTTCCCATTCCTGTAACAACCTAAAATATTGTTGAAAGATCATTTATCATAGTAAATAGTCTCTTTTTACATGTAAAATGAGAGCTGGATATTACTTAAACATGACCAAAAGGACAGCATCGCAAATCAGTTACTAACTTGAGAGGGTACATGAAAACAAACTAAAGCATATTAGAAAACTTGGGGGAGAAATCAGCATCATGCAAATAGTATCATGTCTCAGGACATCAAAAAATATTGAATACAATTAGAAAGTACATGTTTCATTTGCTACAAGAAAAGGAATGAATCTGATTAGTGATtaattaaacttaaaaatttgaacTCTTTGATGCTTAAAGATTATTTAGATAAAATCAAAAGGTTCTGCTAATGAAACTATGAAACAGAAAGTAGCTCAACTTCCTGAACAAAGGCTTGAAACATCCATCCCCCCTatcttttttttctctcaattttttatACCAATTCAATTCTTACATTACATCCTTCAAAttgtaaatgaaaaaaaaaatgtgacCTTGACACTTCTCCCACTACAACCACATTATGTGTATAATATTCATATCCTCTCATTTTATCCTTCCATTTGATATCTGTTAGAATTAGAAAGTGAATACCAACAAGACAATTGGAATTTAATCATTTTCTTATGACCGTATTCCCAGATTAACCACAATCATGCAAAAGATGAAAGGTAACAACCTGAACAGTTCTGTAACAAAATTGTGAATacataaaagaaatagaaaaatacaagCCACAGAAAATGTATTAACTTGTGAATTTTTATACAAGACTAGATACTCCATTAATAAAATCATGGAAAGGAAATATAATATATAACCCAGCCGTTTTTATAAAGCATTAGTATAAACAACAACGTAACTTTGTTCAGCTAATATCATTTTTTCTATACCGTCAAAACCACTAAATGTTGTAAACTATACTTTATTTGAATAAATATCTTTCAAATATTCTAATAACAAATAAGTCGCACCAATATGAAGACAATAGAAGACCTAGGCCAATTGCTTAGTAGTTACCAGCCTCATGTTATATTTCACTTTCCACTCTCCCCTCATGATACTACTCCGCTATTAGACAACTAAGAATGGTTAGCCTCGCAAGGTGGTCCTCGCTCATTCACATGGGATACCATGTCCCCCATGCTACTCAGGTTTTAGTGATGCTAGTAACTGAGTATGATACCAACAATAATGGACAAAGTAATGAATTTATATTCTAATTAAACATTTAGTTACTGGTTACTAGTTGCAGCCATCAACATGGTCAACTGTACAAAAGCTAACTAAAGTGCATCAGGTGCTATGATTTTCTTAAGTTGCACTGCCTACTTCTATTGTCTTTTATTATATAGACATGCGCCTCCTTTATGTctaattatttcttttttacaatttgatttttatttactcATTCCAAGAGCAAATAAAGCTAACTATAAATCTATTTACTTATATAAGAAAACGGTTATACGTTTGTAAGGTAATTATTTACAATGATtatgagaaataataaaaaaatatttgagggaatttgaattaattaaattaattaatgtgGTGAAGCTAATGTGCGTATACCTATAACTTTGAAGCATGGGAAACTGGCTGAGATTATAAACATTATTTGTCTCTCCATTTTCTATTAGAAGCCTATGATGATCAGCCTTTACTACTgtcatatatatacacacacataaTCAAATTCATTAGGTTTGCAATTAAGCAAAAATGTAACCCTAATTACTCATTGATAATCTTgcaaagaataattaaaaaaattaaactaaacattttat from Arachis ipaensis cultivar K30076 chromosome B09, Araip1.1, whole genome shotgun sequence includes these protein-coding regions:
- the LOC107615952 gene encoding uncharacterized protein LOC107615952, with product MHAKEDSRSKDNRVGGAAPHTSRVSGAEWKKHCIPMESALTGRRYKELEESALPPSPPQFRSSQGASSTNASPDLVATPSLQTRFVATFVIYLFCSGIADLSPSQHHTSAACTATGCTAGFWCCCRRHSACSPWPPCEVGSDETTPAASRTSFSFGSSGDDIGFKTHLSSINVLKSGRFFNATSSAQVDVEEKCSGATPKLVLQLMNIKGLSIAHVKSHLQMYRSKKVEDTNHQVVMANHHRLLIEIGERNNIYNLSQLSMLQNYRYTHISFTTLINLINSNSLKYFFIISHNHCK